Proteins from one bacterium genomic window:
- the kdpC gene encoding potassium-transporting ATPase subunit KdpC: AVTAAAALFPARAGGGLIVENGVVRGSRLIGQPFSDPKYFWGRPSATAPFAGNAAASNASNLGPSNPALAEQVKRRVAALREADPGNDAPVPIDLVTASASGLDPDVSPAAADYQAARVARVRGLDPAVVRALVARHVEGRALGFLGEPRVNVLELNLDLDRPARAR; the protein is encoded by the coding sequence GCCGTCACCGCCGCGGCGGCGCTCTTCCCGGCGCGGGCGGGCGGCGGCCTGATCGTCGAGAACGGCGTCGTCCGCGGCTCGCGGCTGATCGGGCAGCCGTTCTCCGACCCGAAGTACTTCTGGGGACGCCCCTCGGCGACCGCGCCGTTCGCCGGCAACGCCGCCGCCTCGAACGCCTCGAACCTCGGCCCCTCGAACCCGGCGCTCGCCGAGCAGGTCAAGCGGCGGGTCGCCGCGCTCCGCGAGGCCGATCCGGGGAACGACGCCCCCGTGCCGATCGACTTGGTCACGGCTTCGGCCAGCGGCCTCGACCCCGACGTCAGCCCCGCCGCCGCCGACTATCAGGCGGCGCGCGTCGCCCGCGTCCGCGGCCTCGACCCGGCAGTCGTGCGGGCGCTCGTCGCGCGGCACGTCGAGGGACGCGCGCTCGGCTTCCTCGGCGAGCCGCGGGTGAACGTGCTCGAACTGAACCTGGACTTGGACCGTCCGGCCCGCGCGCGCTGA